In the genome of Mycobacterium sp. 3519A, the window CGGCGGCGAGTCCGAACCGGCACGTGCGCTGGCCGCGCAACACGCCGACGTGTTCTTCATCAACGGGCGGCCGCTGGCCGACACCATCGAGGTGATCGAGGATCTGCGGGTTAGGCCCCGCGACCGTGCCCCGTTGCGGTTCGGGTTGTCCGCCTTCGTGATCGCACGCGAGACGGAAGCCGAGGCGACGGCCGAACTGCAGCACCTGCAGTCGCTCGTCGACGCCGAACGCAGACCCGAGATCTCGTCTGGCACCGACCCGAAGACCCAGATGTACAAGGTGCTTTCGGGCACCAGCAGGGTCGGCTCCAACGGCGGCACATTGGCCGGCCTGGTCGGCAGCTACCGGCAGGTGATCGAGCGGATCGAAGCATTCCACACCGCGGGCGTCGAACTGTTCATGCTGCAGTTCCAGCCGCTGGACGCGGAACTGGACCGGTTCGCCGACAAGATCATTCCGCACTTTCGCTAGGAGAAGACAAGTGACCCTCGAAGCAATCGGGGCGCGCCCCGCGTTTTCCGAAGAGCCGCTCGGCGGTTCGGTAGCAGACCGGTTGGCCCGGCTGGCTGACATCGTCGAGGACCTGCGCCGCGACGACGCCGCCGCCGAGCGGGACCGCGTCCTCCTTTACGGCGCGGTCGAACGCCTGCGCCACGCAGGACTGCTCAGCCTGCGGGTGCCGACCCGCTACGGCGGGCCTGGCGGTAGGGCACGTGACGTCATCGGTGCCGTCGTGCAGATTGCCCGCGGCAGTTCGAATGTGGCGCAGTCACTTCGGGCGCATTTCGGATTCTCCGAGCGGCTGCTGAGCAATCGGGCCAACGAGGCGGAACGCCTACAATGGTTTCCCGTCGTCAACGCGGGGGTGGTGTTCGGCAACGCGATCACCGACGCCAACGGCAAGGCGCCGGCAAGCTCCGACACCACGCTGCTGGCCGACGCCGACGGCGTGCTGCGGCTCAACGGTTACAAGTTCTATTCCACCGGAACACTGTTCGCCGATCTGATCGCGGTGTCCGCCGTCGACGCCGACGGCCGAGACCTGCAGGCGATCGTGCCGACCGACCGCGCCGGCGTCGAACTCTTCGACGATTGGGACGGATTCGGCCAGCGCCTCACCGCCAGCGGGGGCACGCGGTTCACCGACGTCGCCGTCGAACCGGCCGAGGTGACGACGGTGTCCGACGGCAAGCATCTGGGGCATTCCACCGCGTTCCTGCAGCTGTATCTGGCGGCGGTGGCGGCCGGTATCGCGCACGGCGTGTCCGACGACGCGGTGGCGTACGTGCGGACGAAGGCGCGTCCCGCGTCGCATTCGCTAGCCGATACGGCGTCAGAGGATCCGTTCATCCTCGCCGCGGTGGGCGACATCGCCGCCAACGCGGCCGCAGCCGAAGCGCTGGTGCTGTCGGCCGCCGCCGCGATCGATGCCGTGGTGGACGCAGGTGGGCAGGCCGATCCGGACGCACTGGCCGACTTGTCCGTCACGGTCGCCAAGGCACAGTTGGTGGCGGAACGGCTGACCCTGGCCGCGGCGGAGCGGCTGTTCGACACCGGGGGAGCGTCGGCGACCGCCCGCAAGCTCAATCTCGACCGGCACTGGCGCAACACCCGGACGCTGGCGAGCCATAATCCGTTGGCGTACAAGGCGTACGCCGCCGGTAACTACGCGGTCAACGGTGTCTGGCCGCCCGCCAACGGCTACTTCTGACCGATTGTCGCCAGAGTCGAACTGAACCAATCCGATTCGGGAACCGTGTCTCTGCCGTAGGCCAATCGAGAGGGGTCACGATGAAGAGATTCGGGATGTTCTGGGTGGCGATGTGTCTGGTCGCGGCGTTGACCACGGCGTGTGGCGGGTCAGCCGACACCGCCAAGGAGTCCCCGACGACCACCGCTCCCGCCGCCGCAAGTGCCGCCACGATCACGATCGCCGATATGAACTACGGCCAGCCCGTCACGGTGCCCCCGGGCGCCACGATCACCGTCAAGAACAACGACTCCGTGGAGCATTCGGTGACCTCGGATGCGGCGGACAAGTTCAGCACGGACATCGACGGCAACGAGCAGGGCACGCTGACCGCGCCGACCGAACCGGGCGAGTACGCGTTCCACTGCAAGTATCACCCGTCCATGCACGGCACACTGATCGTCAAGTAGCCCTTGGGGAGAAGCGCTCCCAGGCCGACTGGCGCGTCATGTTCAACGCCGCGCCGATCCGTGCCCATGACACGCCACGGTTCCGCAGTTCGCTGACGCGCTCGCGCAGCCCGGCGTCGATGTTGGCTGCCGAGGCCGCGATGACCGGTAGTCGCTGCAGCAGTTTGTCGTCGGACAAGCCGGCCCATTCGGGCAGTGCGGGCGGTTCGGCGTGGGTGGCGTTCGCGATGACGTCCACGCACAGGTTCACGCATTCGTCGCAGATGTAGACCCCCGGCCCGGCGACGAGCTTGCCGACTTCGGTGTGCGGCTTACCGCAGAAGTTGCAACGTAGTTCGACCGACGCCATGTTGTCAGGCTAATCCTGACAGCGGTTTAAGGCGGCCATCTCCAGGGCATCCGGCGCAATTAGCGGGTTCGTCAACAAAACGGAAGGAGCCGTCATGGCTACCAACACCGTGATCGGGATCATCGTTGCGGTGGTCGTCGCGATCGCCCTCATCGCACTGGTTGTCTATCTGGCGCGAAACGCGCGCAATCGGCGCAGGCAGGCGCACGCCGAACAGATCCGAGAGGAAGTCCACCGCGACTCCCGCCACGTCGAGAAGCGCGAGGCCATCGCCGAAGAAACCCACGCCAAGGCGCGTGCTGCGCAGGCGGAGGCCGACGCGAAGGCGGCCGAGGCGGCCAGGCTGCAGAGCGCCGCAGCGCAACACCGGGACGCGGCGACGACGTCGCGTGAGGAACTCGAGGCGCGTCGACAGCATGCCGACAAGATCGATCCCCGGCGCACCGACGCCGAGCAGATGCAGCCCGATACGCCGCAGCAGCAACCCCAGCAGCCGCGCAGGTGACACCCGGTAAAGCGGCCGCGGTGCTGTTCGACATCGACGGCACGTTGGTCGACTCGAACTATCTGCATGTGTACGCATGGCATCGGGCGTTCCACGAAGCCGGCGTCGACGTCGAGGACTGGCGGATCCACCGGTGCATCGGCATGGACGGCTCAATGCTGGTGAAGTCCCTCGCCGAGGACTCCGTCGAGGACACCCGGTCGAGGCTGAAGGATCTGCATTCGCGCTACTACAAGCAGACCGCGTCGCTGCTGCGGCGGCTGCCGGGGGCACGTGAATTGCTGGAAGCCGTCGACGCGCTCGGTCTGCAGATCGTGTTGGCGACGTCGGCGCCCGCAGACGAACTCGCGATTCTGCGGGAGGTGCTGGCGAGTGACGATCTGGTGTCGGCGGTGACCTCGTCGAAGGACGTCGACACCGCCAAACCGCAGCCCGACATCGTCGGCGTCGCACTCGAACGTGCCGGCGTAGACGCCTCTGGTGCCGTGTTCGTCGGCGACGCGGTGTGGGATGTGGAGGCCTGCAACCGGGCGGGCGTGCCGTCAATCGCCCTCCTCAGCGGCGGCGTGTCCCGCGGCGAGCTCGAAAACGCCGGTGCACAAGCCGTTTTCGAGAACGCCGCCGAGCTGCGCCGGCAGCTTGACGACACGCTGATCGCCAAGCTCGCCGGTTAGGTTCAGCGCAGCGCATACCTCAGCACCGCGCCGATACCGTCCTTCGGCGCGATGCGCTCGTCTGTCCGGACCAGCGCCGCGCCGGTGGACACCGCGAGCATCGGCAGCGCCTCGTCGGCGCGCAGAACCTGCGTGGGTGCCGTTCCCAACTCGCTGAGCACGTTCTCGTTTGGCGCGACGGTGGCGATGTCGTCGCCTGCGACCACCGTGGCGTCGCCGATGTCACCGATGATCAGCGTCTCGACGGCGCCTGCCCGCAACGCGGCGGTCACTCCGTCCAGGCCCTCCGTGGCCAGCCCTGAGCCACTGCCGATGCCGGTCTGAAACTGTTGCGCCGCTTAGTCTATCACGGCGATGCGGCGGCGCTGGAATTCCTGGCCGATCTCGTGCTGCAACTGCTCGTCGTCGAATCCGCTGTGCCGTGCGCCGACCGACAGTTCCACGGCGCGCGACGCTACCCGATCGGGGAGGTCCTTGACGAAATCGCTGCGCGACTGCACTTCGCCGACGACGAAGACGACCTGCGGATCGATCTTGTCGACCAACGACGTCAACTGCTCGGCGACCTCGCGGATGTTCTTCTGGCGCGCACCCTCGGCCGTGCGCTGCGGATCTCCGTAGCCGGGCGACTCGGCGGAGGACGCCTTGTGCACGGGATAGCCGTCGCCTTCGACGGTGGTGCCGGTGACAGCGCCGCCACGATGGATGGTGAAGTCGCCGCCCTCGTGGTCGACGGCGACGACGACGTAGGTCGGGTGCTCATCGCCGTGCTCGATCACCGGCACGATGTACGGCAGCGGCGACACCCGCACCGTCGGGCCCGCGGGCCGGATGAGGTGCTCGTTGACCAATACGCCGTCGGCACTGGCGACCACCGCGCGCCCGCTGCGACCGACGGCGGGACGCCCCTGGGCGATGGCCGATCCGATGTTCTCTGTGAGGGCCGGATCGGCGCCCTGCTGTTCGAGTTGTTCACGCAGCGCCCGCCATTTGAGGTCGAGTTGCGCGTCCGCGTCCTCGGTGTTGTGTGAATCGTCGAAGTACACGGAGCCGTAGGGGCCGTGGGAGGTCAGCAGTGAGTGGAATCGTTCGGAACGCATGCCTCCA includes:
- a CDS encoding acyl-CoA dehydrogenase family protein, whose protein sequence is MTLEAIGARPAFSEEPLGGSVADRLARLADIVEDLRRDDAAAERDRVLLYGAVERLRHAGLLSLRVPTRYGGPGGRARDVIGAVVQIARGSSNVAQSLRAHFGFSERLLSNRANEAERLQWFPVVNAGVVFGNAITDANGKAPASSDTTLLADADGVLRLNGYKFYSTGTLFADLIAVSAVDADGRDLQAIVPTDRAGVELFDDWDGFGQRLTASGGTRFTDVAVEPAEVTTVSDGKHLGHSTAFLQLYLAAVAAGIAHGVSDDAVAYVRTKARPASHSLADTASEDPFILAAVGDIAANAAAAEALVLSAAAAIDAVVDAGGQADPDALADLSVTVAKAQLVAERLTLAAAERLFDTGGASATARKLNLDRHWRNTRTLASHNPLAYKAYAAGNYAVNGVWPPANGYF
- a CDS encoding cupredoxin domain-containing protein, giving the protein MKRFGMFWVAMCLVAALTTACGGSADTAKESPTTTAPAAASAATITIADMNYGQPVTVPPGATITVKNNDSVEHSVTSDAADKFSTDIDGNEQGTLTAPTEPGEYAFHCKYHPSMHGTLIVK
- a CDS encoding ClpX C4-type zinc finger protein, translated to MASVELRCNFCGKPHTEVGKLVAGPGVYICDECVNLCVDVIANATHAEPPALPEWAGLSDDKLLQRLPVIAASAANIDAGLRERVSELRNRGVSWARIGAALNMTRQSAWERFSPRAT
- a CDS encoding HAD family hydrolase, with translation MTPGKAAAVLFDIDGTLVDSNYLHVYAWHRAFHEAGVDVEDWRIHRCIGMDGSMLVKSLAEDSVEDTRSRLKDLHSRYYKQTASLLRRLPGARELLEAVDALGLQIVLATSAPADELAILREVLASDDLVSAVTSSKDVDTAKPQPDIVGVALERAGVDASGAVFVGDAVWDVEACNRAGVPSIALLSGGVSRGELENAGAQAVFENAAELRRQLDDTLIAKLAG